From the genome of Vicia villosa cultivar HV-30 ecotype Madison, WI linkage group LG2, Vvil1.0, whole genome shotgun sequence, one region includes:
- the LOC131646889 gene encoding uncharacterized protein LOC131646889: MDPLPSINKIFSMVIQHECQIQVPTVSDESQSLINATEYKKFGGKSTNLKHGNRVCMFCGKTNHTVDNCFKKHGVPPHMQNRFPSTANNVASDVNEDGSAPDQIAAASKVDNSPMTQSQFNTLMDLLQKSSLGQVSGHASSNQVTVGHSSVGQNMQGGDWFC, from the coding sequence ATGGATCCTTTGCCCTCTATTAACAAGATCTTTTCTATGGTGATTCAACATGAGTGCCAAATACAAGTTCCTACAGTTTCTGATGAGTCTCAGTCATTGATTAATGCTACTGAATACAAGAAATTTGGAGGGAAATCAACCAATTTAAAGCATGGAAATCGGGTTTGCATGTTTTGTGGTAAAACTAACCACACAGTGGACAATTGTTTCAAGAAACATGGGGTTCCACCTCATATGCAGAATAGATTTCCATCCACAGCCAACAATGTCGCTTCTGATGTGAATGAGGATGGTTCTGCTCCTGATCAAATTGCTGCTGCATCCAAAGTTGATAATTCTCCTATGACTCAAAGCCAATTCAACACTCTGATGGATCTACTTCAGAAGTCTAGCCTTGGCCAAGTTTCAGGACATGCCTCATCCAATCAGGTTACTGTTGGTCATTCATCAGTAG
- the LOC131650132 gene encoding uncharacterized protein LOC131650132 → MHANIDRIISAEIPNKDTDEKLYNLVKSHMIHGPCGNAFRNSPCMKEVKCSKYFPKDFRRDTNVDQDGYLVYRRRENGHTIVKNGIEIDNRFVVPYIAKLFLKYIARINMEWCNQSTSVKYLYKYINKGYDRIIVAIIMNQDGTALQHDIIDEIKQYIDCRYVSLSKAAWRIHAFPIHGRKPAVERLHFHAEGQNSLFFTDVSSITTFLDKPSVTESMFTSWFEANKKYEEARQLTYRNFASKFVNVKKRVETQAKGIYNWQTNMGSPNYRRIVLSQDDANTC, encoded by the coding sequence ATGCATGCTAACATTGATCGTATCATATCGGCAGAAATACCAAACAAAGACACTGACGAAAAGTTGTATAACTTGGTTAAATCTCACATGATTCACGGACCTTGCGGAAATGCTTTTCGGAATTCACCGTGTATGAAGGAAGTTAAATGTTCAAAATACTTCCCTAAAGACTTTCGGCGTGATacgaatgttgatcaagatggaTATCTGGTATATAGAAGAAGGGAAAACGGTCACACTATCGTTAAGAATGGAATTGAGATTGACAATAGATTTGTTGTTCCCTACATTGCAAAGTTATTTCTGAAGTACATAGCTCGTATTAACATGGAATGGTGCAATCAAAGTACATCCGTCAAATATTTGTACAAATACATCAACAAAGGCTATGATAGAATAATTGTTGCAATTATAATGAATCAAGATGGAACTGCTTTGCAACATGACATCATCGATGAGATCAAACAGTATATTGACTGTAGGTACGTTTCTCTGAGCAAAGCTGCTTGGAGAATTCATGCTTTCCCTATTCATGGAAGAAAACCAGCTGTAGAAAGACTACATTTTCACGCTGAGGGTCAAAATTCACTCTTCTTTACTGATGTCAGCAGTATTACCACATTCCTTGATAAACCGAGTGTTACGGAATCAATGTTTACATCTTGGTTTGAAGCCAACAAGAAATACGAAGAAGCACGACAACTAACATATAGAAATTTTGCTTCGAAGTTTGTAAACGTAAAAAAAAGAGTGGAAACTCAGGCAAAAGGGATATACAATTGGCAGACTAATATGGGTTCCCCTAATTACCGGAGAATTGTACTATCTCAGGATGATGCTAACACATGTTAA